The genomic stretch AGAGGATGAAAATAGTGAAAAAGCTACTCAGATGCTTAAACCATTACTTGAAAAAGTACAAACAGTTCCTCAAAATGCAAAAGCAGAAAAGGTGATTGAATTAATCCAACAGATTAATGATAAAGTCATTATTTTTACGGAGTATCGTGCAACTCAGCTTTATTTACAGTGGTATTTAAAACAACACGGTATTACATCGGTTCCGTTTAGGGGTGGATTTAAGCGTGGGAAAAAGGACTGGATGAAGCAGCTTTTTGAAAGTCACGCTCAGGTTTTTATCGCAACGGAAGCTGGTGGTGAAGGAATTAACCTTCAATTCTGTCACCATATTATTAACTACGATTTACCTTGGAATCCAATGAGATTAGAGCAGCGGATTGGGCGCGTTCATAGACTAGGCCAGCAGCATGACGTGCACATTTATAATCTAGCAATTGAAAATACAGTCGAAGAACATATTTTGAAGCTGCTTTATGAAAAAATAAATTTATTTGAGCGTGTTGTTGGCGAGCTGGATGAAATTTTAACAAAGCTAGAAATTGACAACATTGAAGATCACATTCAAGATATCCTTCTTCATTCACGAAGTGAAGGAGAAATGAAAATTAAGATGAACAATCTCACATCCATTATTGAATATCACGAAGATGAAGAAGGTGAACAACATGCAGCAAACTGACATTCATCAGTTTCTCAAAACATATTTTACGGCACACGGCTGTAACTTGACAGAAGACCACCCATCTTACTTAAAAGTTCAGCTTACTATTGACATGGATAAAGAGCTTATGAATCGGCCCTTTTATTGGCATTATATTGAAAAAACAGGTGGAGAACCTAATCCGGCTTCACTTACGTTTATAACTGATCCAACTTATGATGATTCATCTGTACAAGGCGAAAAAATTCACTTTGGTTCACCGCGCTTACACCAAATTTTTGGCTCTGCTCAAAAATTTGGTGGATTCGTTCATCTATATGAAAAAATGCATTCTCACTCACAATCGCAGCGTTCGCTTCAGCCTTGGCTTGCTTTAAATATGAAAGTATCGTATAAGTGTGACCGAAAAAAAGATGAATTACTATCGCTTGGGTTAAATTTAATTACAGGAGTAATTCTTGATAACTTTCAGCTGATGATGTCCAAGCAAGACTTTACGTCAAAGATTCCCGACTACTGCTTTACACTCTCACCAATCATTCGCCCAAAAAGTGGAATTTCAAGATTATCAGCTTATGTGGAAGATCACATTTCAAAGCAACCGATGGAATGGGCTAAAAAAGCGCAAGAAAGATGGTATGAAGACCTAGGACTTTTAGAT from Bacillus sp. 1780r2a1 encodes the following:
- a CDS encoding YqhG family protein — encoded protein: MQQTDIHQFLKTYFTAHGCNLTEDHPSYLKVQLTIDMDKELMNRPFYWHYIEKTGGEPNPASLTFITDPTYDDSSVQGEKIHFGSPRLHQIFGSAQKFGGFVHLYEKMHSHSQSQRSLQPWLALNMKVSYKCDRKKDELLSLGLNLITGVILDNFQLMMSKQDFTSKIPDYCFTLSPIIRPKSGISRLSAYVEDHISKQPMEWAKKAQERWYEDLGLLDHFYENMEEVPESYTTEKQALQDLYEPVILTKITNGGLFYLSEQTVNHHLSRHFA